The following are encoded in a window of Methylocystis rosea genomic DNA:
- a CDS encoding SDR family oxidoreductase has translation MTPTTTRSLAGKTLFISGASRGIGLAIAMRAARDGANVVVVAKSVTENPRIPGTIYTAAAEIEAAGGQALAIPCDIRFEDQVEAAVGQAVSCFGGIDILVNNASAIDLRGIDTLEMKRFDLMHQINARGTYLCCKAALPHLRRSENPHILTLSPPLDLNPKWFSPNLAYTMSKYGMSLVTLGLAKDLAADGVAANSLWPETAIATAAVGNLLGGDELLRRSRKPEIVADAAHAILIRPAKSCSGNFFIDVSVLAEEGMTDFSTYAVDPRVDAVLDFFLEAPITAKVTKSAFHLGK, from the coding sequence ATGACGCCGACAACGACGCGCTCGCTCGCCGGCAAGACGCTCTTCATCAGCGGCGCGAGCCGAGGAATCGGACTCGCCATCGCCATGCGCGCCGCGCGCGACGGCGCGAATGTCGTGGTCGTGGCGAAGAGCGTGACCGAAAACCCGAGAATCCCTGGCACGATCTACACCGCCGCAGCAGAGATCGAAGCGGCCGGAGGACAAGCGCTCGCCATCCCTTGTGACATTCGCTTTGAGGATCAGGTGGAGGCGGCGGTCGGTCAGGCCGTCTCATGCTTTGGCGGGATCGACATCCTGGTCAACAACGCCAGCGCCATAGATCTGCGCGGGATCGACACGCTCGAAATGAAGCGCTTCGATCTGATGCATCAGATCAACGCGCGCGGAACCTATCTGTGCTGCAAGGCGGCGCTGCCGCATCTGCGCCGATCCGAAAATCCGCACATCCTGACGCTGTCGCCGCCGCTCGATTTGAACCCGAAATGGTTCTCGCCCAATCTCGCCTACACGATGTCGAAATATGGGATGAGCCTGGTGACGCTCGGCCTCGCAAAGGATCTCGCGGCCGATGGCGTCGCCGCGAATTCGCTCTGGCCGGAGACGGCGATCGCGACGGCCGCCGTCGGCAATCTTCTGGGCGGCGACGAACTGCTGCGCCGGTCGCGAAAGCCCGAGATCGTCGCGGACGCCGCGCACGCCATTCTCATTCGTCCCGCAAAGAGCTGCAGCGGCAATTTCTTCATCGACGTCAGCGTTCTGGCGGAAGAAGGCATGACCGACTTCTCGACCTACGCCGTCGATCCCAGAGTTGACGCCGTGCTCGACTTTTTCCTTGAGGCCCCGATCACCGCCAAGGTGACGAAGTCAGCGTTTCACCTCGGCAAAT